From the Pirellulales bacterium genome, one window contains:
- a CDS encoding class I SAM-dependent methyltransferase: MPPPPLPKVLDLGCGTGAQTLVLAKSLGAKVMAVDLHQPSLDRLQTIASAEGLDHLIETRRVDFSQLDVAPGSVDLIWSEGAAYVLGFEEALRRWRPLLAPRGLMADAHLVSGDKSKATESAHKAIDAAAGEPPTFRQHIENEARRLGLEKP; the protein is encoded by the coding sequence TTGCCGCCCCCGCCATTGCCGAAGGTGTTGGACCTGGGCTGCGGCACGGGGGCGCAAACGCTGGTCCTGGCCAAAAGCCTCGGCGCCAAGGTGATGGCCGTCGATCTCCACCAGCCGTCTCTCGATCGACTGCAAACGATTGCCAGCGCGGAGGGGCTGGATCATCTGATCGAAACCCGCCGCGTCGATTTCTCGCAGCTCGACGTGGCCCCGGGCAGCGTCGACCTCATCTGGTCGGAAGGGGCCGCTTACGTGCTCGGCTTCGAGGAGGCGCTGCGCCGCTGGCGGCCGCTACTCGCACCGCGCGGTTTGATGGCCGACGCCCACCTCGTCAGCGGCGACAAATCTAAAGCGACAGAATCCGCCCACAAGGCGATAGACGCTGCCGCCGGCGAGCCTCCCACATTCCGGCAGCACATCGAGAACGAGGCACGGAGATTGGGCTTGGAGAAGCCGTGA